The genomic DNA ATCCGCAATGAGTACGGCCATTAATGCGGCAATAGCCGTTTTAATCGTACGAAAGCCCATGAAAAAATTCTGTCCTCTCTGGATGAAATCTGTTTTCGTAAAACTTTGAATCATTTTCATTTTCATGGTACTTTATTTTCACGTTTTACACAAATGAGGAATTTGCAAAATCCTGAAATGTATAGAAGTTTGATTCTTATCGCTGAGGACGATCAGACAGTAACAGTCGCTCCACATACACGACCGCCTGGTACATCAGTGTCGCTACGACCGCAATGATAAGTAAACTGGACATCACCAGCGTGAAATTGAACACCTGGAAGCCGTAGATGATCAAATAGCCCAGCCCGTTTTTAGCTACCAGAAATTCACCGACGATCACGCCAACCCAGGCCATGCCGACATTCACCTTTAGTGTAGAGACGATAGCTGGAAAGGATGCAGGCAAAATCACCTTGCTAAACGTATCGCGCCGCGATCCACCAAATGTGCGAACCACCTTGATCAGATTCGAATCCACTTCCTGAAAGCTGTTATACACGACTAACGTCGTAATAATGACCGTAATCGAGAGGGTCGTCATTAGAATAGCGGTAAATCCCGCTCCGAACATGACGATAAAGATCGGCCCCAGCGCCACCTTGGGCATACTGTTGAAGACAACCATATAGGGGTCCAGTACCTTCGACAGAAACGGCGACCACCAGATCAGCACAGCCAGCAGTGTTCCCAGCAGCGTCCCCAGTAAAAAACCCGCTAACGTTTCTCCAACCGTGACACCGACATGCCCCCACAGCTCGCCACTGACCGCATCCTTGCCTATTTGGGTAAATATTTTGCTTGGATAACTAAACAGCAGTACATCAATCCATTTCATCCGACCCGCAATTTCCCACAACACAAATAAAAATACTACAATAGCTGTCTGTACACCCGTTACCAACCGTCGCTCCGAGCGCCTGCTGCGCTGATACTCCTGATGCAGCCCTTGAATCCATCGCTGTTCGAGCCGATCCGCTTCGTCCTTCACTTTTCTACTCACTCCTTTGCTCCCGAAGCCTCCAGTTCACCCCATATTTCATGAAAAAGCTCATTAAAGCCCGGCTGCTCGCGTGCATAAAAAGGCTGAGCTTCGCGGATGGAATCCGGAATTTCAAAGGTACGCCGGATGTGGCCCGGATTTCGGCCCAGCACAATAATCCGGTCGCTAACCGCAATCGCCTCCGCCAAGTCGTGTGTGACCAAAATAGCTGTTTTCCTCCGCTCACGCAAGGTTTCGGCAATCAGGTCTTCCAACTGGAGCTTGGTCTGATAATCCAGCGCAGAGAACGGCTCATCCAGCAGCAGAAGTCCTGGATTGGTTGCCAGCGTCCGTACCAGCGCCACACGCTGGCGCATCCCCCCGGATAACTGGGACGGATGCAGATGCTCCTTCCCTTCCAGCCCCATGCCCTCCAGCAGGAGTCGGGTCCGTTCACGCGAGTCCTCATCTACCCGGTTGCCCAACTCCAGACCCAGCAGCGCATTATCCATGATCGTACGCCACGGAAACAGGTAATCCTGCTGCAACATGTAGCCGACCTCCGGACTCGGACCATTTACAGGCTGACCTTGCAGCAGCACCTGACCCGCCGCCGGGCGCAATAACCCAGCGATCATGGACAGGATTGTCGTTTTGCCGCAGCCGCTTGGGCCAACCAAACTGATAAACTCTCCTGTCCCTACGGCGAAGTCGATATCCTCAACCGCGAGCGAGGCCTCCCGGTCTGTTACATACACATGCGTCACTTGCTTCAGCTCCACCACCGGGACCGTTGCATCCGAAATAAGACAACTCCGTTCTTCTGTCATGGCGAGCCTCCGGCGTCTACACCTGTATCAGCGGCTCCATTTGTTCCCGCTTTTGCAGGCTGGTCAGCGTTCCCCGATGAGCCTGCTGCAATCACCTTCGCTGCAAAGCTTCGGTTCACCAATTGATCCAGCGCAACCGGACTTTCCAGCTCGCCCGCCGAAGTCATAACATCCTGTAAATTCTTCCATTCTTTTTCCTCAATCATTGGATTCAAGGCATAGGTGCCTTGTTCCTTATACCGCTTGACACTACTGGTCAGAACCGACAGATCTGTATCCTTGAAATAGGGCATAATGGCTTCGGCAATCTGCTCAGGTGGATGCGTGGCAATCCACTGCTGTGCCCGGTATACAGCCTTCGTAAATTTTTGTACGGCCTCGCCATTTTCGTTCAGATAGCTTTGCTTCGCCATATATACGGTATAGGGTAGCTCGCCGCTCTCCACACCAATGGAGGCCACTACACGTCCCCGGCTTTCTTTTTCGAAAATAGACGCCTGTGGCTCGAATAACTGCACATAATCCCCTGTACCAGAACCGAAAGCAGAGGCAACATTGGCAAAATCAATATTTTGAATCAGCTTCAAATCCTTGTGTGGGTCAATGCCGTGTTTGCGCAGTGCAAATTCCAACGACATTTGTGGCATTCCGCCCTTTCTTTGCCCAAGAAAATTTTGTCCTTTCAGCTTTTCCCAATCAAAGCTACCCTGCGTTTGCCGGGCAAACAGAAAGGTTCCGTCCGTCTGCGTCAGTTGGGCAAAATTAATGATGGGGTCCTCTGCCCCTTGCTGATACACATAAATAGATGTTTCCGCACCGATAAGTGCGATATCCGCCTGATTGGACAGCAACGCCGTCATCGTCTTGTCGCCACCGGGAATCGTCGCCAGTTGGACATTCAGCCCCTCCTGAGCAAACATCCCCTGGCTCAAGGCTACATACTGTGGCGCATAAAAGACCGTTCGGGCTACTTCGCCCAGTCTAATCTCAATCGTCTGCTCCCCTTTGGGTGCGCACCCGCCGAGCAGCAGCAACCCGAGCACTGCCGCAGCCGCCACAGCTTTGAAACGAGCGCCGATATTCATCCCTGTTCCCTCCCCACCTTTTTTGCATTGTAGACTGAATCAGTTTCATAATACCCTCAGTAGCTTTAATCAAGAGTACATATAGATCAAAATGGTTTAGTTTGTCTATATGTAGTACACATTTCGTTGGGTTAATCATTTATGAAATGGATTCAACTTCATATATTGTTATGCGGCTGCCTACTCAATGGTTAATCGCACACAAAAACCCCGCGTTCGCCCAGGAACGCGGGGTAGATGCACAAATGATGATGTTATAGCTTGTAAATCACAGCTTGTATATGGAGGTATATTTTTCTTCCAGAT from Paenibacillus sp. FSL R10-2782 includes the following:
- a CDS encoding ABC transporter permease, which produces MKDEADRLEQRWIQGLHQEYQRSRRSERRLVTGVQTAIVVFLFVLWEIAGRMKWIDVLLFSYPSKIFTQIGKDAVSGELWGHVGVTVGETLAGFLLGTLLGTLLAVLIWWSPFLSKVLDPYMVVFNSMPKVALGPIFIVMFGAGFTAILMTTLSITVIITTLVVYNSFQEVDSNLIKVVRTFGGSRRDTFSKVILPASFPAIVSTLKVNVGMAWVGVIVGEFLVAKNGLGYLIIYGFQVFNFTLVMSSLLIIAVVATLMYQAVVYVERLLLSDRPQR
- a CDS encoding ABC transporter ATP-binding protein — translated: MTEERSCLISDATVPVVELKQVTHVYVTDREASLAVEDIDFAVGTGEFISLVGPSGCGKTTILSMIAGLLRPAAGQVLLQGQPVNGPSPEVGYMLQQDYLFPWRTIMDNALLGLELGNRVDEDSRERTRLLLEGMGLEGKEHLHPSQLSGGMRQRVALVRTLATNPGLLLLDEPFSALDYQTKLQLEDLIAETLRERRKTAILVTHDLAEAIAVSDRIIVLGRNPGHIRRTFEIPDSIREAQPFYAREQPGFNELFHEIWGELEASGAKE
- a CDS encoding ABC transporter substrate-binding protein is translated as MNIGARFKAVAAAAVLGLLLLGGCAPKGEQTIEIRLGEVARTVFYAPQYVALSQGMFAQEGLNVQLATIPGGDKTMTALLSNQADIALIGAETSIYVYQQGAEDPIINFAQLTQTDGTFLFARQTQGSFDWEKLKGQNFLGQRKGGMPQMSLEFALRKHGIDPHKDLKLIQNIDFANVASAFGSGTGDYVQLFEPQASIFEKESRGRVVASIGVESGELPYTVYMAKQSYLNENGEAVQKFTKAVYRAQQWIATHPPEQIAEAIMPYFKDTDLSVLTSSVKRYKEQGTYALNPMIEEKEWKNLQDVMTSAGELESPVALDQLVNRSFAAKVIAAGSSGNADQPAKAGTNGAADTGVDAGGSP